Genomic DNA from Deltaproteobacteria bacterium:
GATGTCGACCAAGCGGGCGAGCTTGGAGATGCCGACGATTTTATGATGCGGAATGTAGGCGACATGGGCCTTGCCGAAAAACGGCAACATATGGTGTTCGCACAAGGAGTAAAAATCGATGTCGCGCTGGACGATCATTTCCGAATAATCCTCGGTAAACACCGCGTCGTTGATCACTTTCTCCGGGTCCATGTCATAACCGCGAGTAAGAAAAGCCAACGACTGGGCGACGCGCTGGGGGGTCCGGAGAAGTCCTTCGCGGTCGGGATTTTCACCGAGGGCTTTGAGAATCTCGCGGATTTGTTCTTCCATTGGAATTTCCTTCAAAGGGCGAGGGCGATTGCTGTGTCGAAAGTTTCAAAAAACTAACATTTAGCCCGAGGAGGGTCAAACCAGGCGAACGAATCGCCGCGCTAAAGTTTTTTCAGCAGCCAGCTGGGCGTGAAACGGAGCACGTAAGCGTTGAGGAA
This window encodes:
- the folE gene encoding GTP cyclohydrolase I FolE; protein product: MEEQIREILKALGENPDREGLLRTPQRVAQSLAFLTRGYDMDPEKVINDAVFTEDYSEMIVQRDIDFYSLCEHHMLPFFGKAHVAYIPHHKIVGISKLARLVDIYARRLQVQERMTNQIATTIMDKLDALGVAVVLEAEHLCMRMRGVEKQNSYVITSSLLGAFRTRQETRAEFMNLIRRKD